A single window of Lutzomyia longipalpis isolate SR_M1_2022 chromosome 1, ASM2433408v1 DNA harbors:
- the LOC129797653 gene encoding GPN-loop GTPase 2: MWNFRKFLLELFMNSTEISYMDGKLNFRMTTNRNLNVRNPLYGQLVVGPPGSGKTTYCEKMQKFLKELDRKVEVVNLDPANDGMDYQASIDIMKLITVEDAMSHLGLGPNGALIYCIEYLETNFDWLVQQLKASKSNYFIFDCPGQVELYTHHNAMARMFSKLEEMGYHLCVVHLVDSHYCSEPGKFISTLFLSLNTMLQMGLPQVNVLSKADLLKQFESKLPFGMDFYTEVLDLQYLLDALDATPGMGKYKKLNAAIVSLIESYSLVSFSLLDANKTESLLRLKNAIDKANGYVYGAGEEVSVNSLLACAVGAETESERMEKNINTYLQ; this comes from the exons atgtggaattttaggaaatttctATTGGAACTCTTCATGAATTCCACAGAGATTAGTTATatggatggaaaatt aaATTTCAGGATGACAACAAACAGAAATCTCAATGTGAGGAATCCTCTGTATGGACAGCTTGTTGTGGGACCCCCGGGATCGGGGAAGACGACCTATTGcgaaaaaatgcagaaattccTCAAAGAACTCGACCGGAAGGTGGAAGTTGTGAATCTGGATCCTGCCAATGATGGGATGGACTACCAGGCGAGCATTGACATTATGAAACTCATCACTGTGGAGGATGCAATGAGCCACTTAGGATTGGGACCCAATGGAGCTCTAATCTATTGCATTGAGTACCTGGAGACGAATTTTGACTGGCTAGTGCAGCAACTGAAAGCATCCAAAAGTAATTACTTCATCTTTGACTGCCCAGGGCAGGTGGAGCTCTATACACACCACAACGCCATGGCCAGAATGTTCTCGAAGCTGGAGGAGATGGGATACCATTTGTGCGTTGTGCACCTCGTCGATTCGCACTACTGCTCTGAACCTGGGAAATTCATCTCCACTCTCTTCCTGTCTCTCAACACAATGCTCCAGATGGGCCTGCCACAGGTGAATGTTCTTAGCAAAGCGGACTTATTGAAGCAATTTGAGTCAAAATTACCTTTCGGGATGGACTTTTACACGGAAGTTCTGGACCTACAGTACCTCCTGGACGCATTGGATGCCACACCCGGAATGGGAAAGTACAAGAAACTAAATGCAGCGATTGTGTCACTCATTGAATCTTACAGTTTGGTATCATTCTCACTTCTCGACGCCAATAAGACGGAAAGTCTTTTGAGACTGAAGAATGCCATTGATAAGGCAAATGGATACGTTTATGGAGCTGGTGAAGAAGTCAGTGTTAATTCCCTGCTAGCTTGTGCCGTGGGAGCGGAAACGGAAAGCGAAAGGATGGAAAAGaacataaatacatatttgcagtaa